The genomic region AATAATTATAGATAGATCACCACGGTGCCATCGGCGCCTCGTGACAGGGATTGCTTCGCCACTTCGTAGTTCGCAATGACGGGAAAGGAGCTGATGGGCTTGCAATGACTTTTTTAGGGTGTCACGGCGAGGAGCCAGCTTCCATTCCGTCACTGCGAGCGTAGCGAAGCAGTCTCTTAAATATTTTATATTTATTAGGTAATTTTCAAGAGGATGTTGAGGTTTTTGGGGCCTTAGAAAGATAAATAAGGGGGAGCAAAAGCTCCCCCTTATTTATCTTTATTTTTTATTGCGTTTGCGGGAAATACCAAAGGCGATGAGGCCACCAGCACCCAAAAGGAGAACGGTGCTTGGTTCAGGTACAGCAGAAACTTTAAAATCAGCTGTACCTGTGCCGTCTATGATGCCGTTTCCGCCGCCGAGGATGTTGTCAAGCAAAGTGAGATCAGCGTTGATAGTATCATATAAATTGTCAGCAGTAAGGGTTAATATAATTTTAGTTATGGTATCTCCTGGATCAGCAAGCGCGTTAGTATCGTCATAAATTTCCCAGCTAAAAAGTGCATTTTCAACGGTATAATCACCTAAGGTAAAATCTATTGTTCCATCACCATCGTAATCTACAGGTAATTCGGGCACATCAAAATTTCCCAAATTATAACTTCCAGAGCTTGAAAGAGGAGCTTCCCAGGTGCCAATGTTGAAAGGTCCTAAATTGGAACCACTTATATCATCATCGGTAGTACCC from Thermodesulfatator indicus DSM 15286 harbors:
- a CDS encoding PEP-CTERM sorting domain-containing protein; translated protein: MRKVIFGGLVLFLLMVLAVGARAYTWTYNTNFDFDLTGFSVNGTPTNGPLTLTIDNITGLTLPDPPSGTYQWYLEIDNFFLDFVPGTTDDDISGSNLGPFNIGTWEAPLSSSGSYNLGNFDVPELPVDYDGDGTIDFTLGDYTVENALFSWEIYDDTNALADPGDTITKIILTLTADNLYDTINADLTLLDNILGGGNGIIDGTGTADFKVSAVPEPSTVLLLGAGGLIAFGISRKRNKK